A genomic window from Engraulis encrasicolus isolate BLACKSEA-1 chromosome 14, IST_EnEncr_1.0, whole genome shotgun sequence includes:
- the phtf1 gene encoding putative homeodomain transcription factor 1 isoform X1, whose product MARIAWYQEKIGAYDQQIWEKSLEQAELKGIHNKPKKTGHIKPDLIDVDLVRGSTFSKAKPDSPWTALTRKGLVRVLFFPFFFQWWIQVTSKCISTWILILYLLQVAAVVLYVEVPVASASEVVGPACLMLLLGTVHCQIVSTESCRSPQPSPPSSRAPSPVRRKRQRKSKGPKKAEDHGNGTDSRPLPWQEAVEKPRLPKSEKRRSPVRKSMYGLSEEISSDEEEKEEREGAAPFHQSVRERHLKADGPKPPSILRKRVRSPAKSPPPPFSPPPPAQPQDEGKSVTMVAAGAKPRDVEHLITSVGSQAASDTDDMLWEELLQGPDSASSRSTDSEEDARHAHAHAAHTLAPGNGLSSDEETTFPQSQMSWLQACHPSKDRVSAIFWEQGECKKADMSVLEISGIILTRVKVVEQGMGYLLLGGLVTATLALLPFVFRLAQRLEVARVGSLCGHELLAMALGPPSPAAYAFFLISTLERVCLTGLFFFMTCVAERTYKQRLLFAKLFSHLTSARKAKKSEIPHFRLKKVQNIKIWLSLRSFLKRRGPQRSVDVIVSSIFFLALSFAFICCAQLLHSHHTFLDSETNWELLIWCAALSFFLLRLAALGAETNRKYSNASVLLTEQINLYLKMEKKPNKKDELNIVNNVLKLATKLMKELDTPFRLLGLTVNPLIYNITRVVILSAISAVVSDLLGFNIRLWKIKP is encoded by the exons ATGGCCAGGATAGCGTGGTATCAAGAGAAG ATTGGTGCATATGACCAGCAGATATGGGAGAAATCGTTGGAACAAGCCGAGCTAAAG GGTATCCACAACAAACCCAAGAAGACAGGACACATCAAGCCTGATCTCATTGATGTTGACCTAGTGCGAG GCTCCACGTTCAGTAAAGCCAAGCCAGATAGCCCATGGACAGCCCTGACGAGGAAGGGCCTGGTGCGAgtcctcttcttccccttcttcttccagTGGTGGATCCAGGTTACGTCCAAGTGCATCTCTACCTGGATCCTCATCTTGTACCTACTGCAAG TGGCAGCGGTGGTGCTGTATGTGGAGGTGCCGGTGGCCAGTGCCAGTGAGGTGGTGGGGCCGGCCTGCCTCATGCTGCTGCTGGGCACGGTGCACTGCCAGATCGTCTCCACAGAGTCCTGCCGCAGCCCACAGCCCAGCCCCCCCTCCAGCAGAGCTCCCAGCCCCGTCAGGAGGAAGAG ACAGAGGAAGAGCAAGGGACCAAAGAAAGCAGAGGACCATGGGAACGGAACGGACTCCAGGCCGCTGCCGTGGCAAGAAGCCGTGGAGAAGCCGAGGCTACCAAAGAGTGAGAAGAGAAGG AGCCCTGTGAGGAAGTCCATGTACGGACTCTCGGAGGAGATCTCCAGTgacgaggaggagaaagaggagcggGAGGGAGCGGCGCCCTTCCACCAGTCGGTCCGCGAGAGGCACCTGAAGGCAGACGGCCCCAAGCCGCCCTCAATACTCAGGAAGAGGGTCAGGAGCCCGGCCAAAagtccccctcctcccttctccccccctcctcctgcccAGCCCCAG GACGAAGGCAAGTCTGTGACCATGGTGGCGGCGGGTGCGAAGCCGCGAGACGTGGAGCACCTGATCACCTCGGTGGGCTCGCAGGCGGCCTCCGACACCGACGACATGCTGTGGGAGGAGCTTCTGCAGGGCCCTGACTCAGCCTCCTCCCGGAGCACAGACAGCGAGGAAGACGCCCGGCACGCGCACGCTCACGCCGCCCACACGCTGGCCCCCGGCAACGGCCTCAGTAGCGACGAGGAGACGACGTTTCCACAG agCCAGATGTCATGGCTGCAGGCGTGCCACCCCTCTAAAGACCGCGTGAGCGCCATCTTCTGGGAGCAGGGGGAGTGCAAGAAGGCCGACATGTCAGTGTTGGAGATCAGTGGCATCATTCTCACTCGG GTGAAGGTGGTGGAGCAGGGCATGGGCTACCTGCTGCTGGGCGGGCTGGTGACGGCCACGCTGGCGCTGCTGCCCTTCGTCTTCCGGCTGGCGCAGCGGCTGGAGGTGGCGCGCGTGGGCTCGCTGTGCGGCCACGAGCTGCTGGCCATGGCCCTGGGCCCGCCCAGCCCCGCCGCCTACGCCTTCTTCCTCATCAGCACGCTGGAGCGCGTCTGCCTCACCGGCCTCTTCTTCTTCATGACCTGCGTGGCCGAGAGGACCTACAAGCAG AGACTTCTGTTTGCCAAGCTCTTCAGTCACCTGACGTCAGCACGCAAGGCCAAGAAGTCCGAGATCCCCCACTTCAGGTTGAAGAAGGTGCAGAACATCAAAATATGGCTGTCACTGCGCTCTTTCCTGAAG AGGCGAGGCCCCCAGCGCTCCGTCGACGTCATCGTGTCCTCCATCTTCTTCCTCGCTTTGTCCTTCGCCTTCATCTGTTGCGCCCAG TTGCTTCATAGTCATCATACATTCCTGGATTCGGAGACCAACTGGGAGTTGCTGATCTGGTGTGCTGCCCTCAGCTTCTTCCTGCTGCGTCTGGCAGCGCTGGGCGCCGAGACCAACCGCAAGTACAGCAACGCCTCTGTGCTGCTCACAGAACAG ATCAATTTATACCTGAAGATGGAGAAGAAGCCTAATAAGAAAGATGAGTTGAACATTGTCAATAACGTTCTGAAGCTGGCCACCAAACTTATGAAA gagCTGGACACTCCGTTCCGTCTGCTGGGCCTGACGGTGAACCCGCTCATCTACAACATCACCCGCGTGGTCATCCTGTCCGCCATCTCCGCAGTGGTCAGCGACCTGCTGGGCTTCAACATCAGA CTGTGGAAGATAAAGCCTTGA
- the phtf1 gene encoding putative homeodomain transcription factor 1 isoform X2 produces the protein MARIAWYQEKIGAYDQQIWEKSLEQAELKGIHNKPKKTGHIKPDLIDVDLVRGSTFSKAKPDSPWTALTRKGLVRVLFFPFFFQWWIQVTSKCISTWILILYLLQVAAVVLYVEVPVASASEVVGPACLMLLLGTVHCQIVSTESCRSPQPSPPSSRAPSPVRRKRQRKSKGPKKAEDHGNGTDSRPLPWQEAVEKPRLPKSEKRRSPVRKSMYGLSEEISSDEEEKEEREGAAPFHQSVRERHLKADGPKPPSILRKRDEGKSVTMVAAGAKPRDVEHLITSVGSQAASDTDDMLWEELLQGPDSASSRSTDSEEDARHAHAHAAHTLAPGNGLSSDEETTFPQSQMSWLQACHPSKDRVSAIFWEQGECKKADMSVLEISGIILTRVKVVEQGMGYLLLGGLVTATLALLPFVFRLAQRLEVARVGSLCGHELLAMALGPPSPAAYAFFLISTLERVCLTGLFFFMTCVAERTYKQRLLFAKLFSHLTSARKAKKSEIPHFRLKKVQNIKIWLSLRSFLKRRGPQRSVDVIVSSIFFLALSFAFICCAQLLHSHHTFLDSETNWELLIWCAALSFFLLRLAALGAETNRKYSNASVLLTEQINLYLKMEKKPNKKDELNIVNNVLKLATKLMKELDTPFRLLGLTVNPLIYNITRVVILSAISAVVSDLLGFNIRLWKIKP, from the exons ATGGCCAGGATAGCGTGGTATCAAGAGAAG ATTGGTGCATATGACCAGCAGATATGGGAGAAATCGTTGGAACAAGCCGAGCTAAAG GGTATCCACAACAAACCCAAGAAGACAGGACACATCAAGCCTGATCTCATTGATGTTGACCTAGTGCGAG GCTCCACGTTCAGTAAAGCCAAGCCAGATAGCCCATGGACAGCCCTGACGAGGAAGGGCCTGGTGCGAgtcctcttcttccccttcttcttccagTGGTGGATCCAGGTTACGTCCAAGTGCATCTCTACCTGGATCCTCATCTTGTACCTACTGCAAG TGGCAGCGGTGGTGCTGTATGTGGAGGTGCCGGTGGCCAGTGCCAGTGAGGTGGTGGGGCCGGCCTGCCTCATGCTGCTGCTGGGCACGGTGCACTGCCAGATCGTCTCCACAGAGTCCTGCCGCAGCCCACAGCCCAGCCCCCCCTCCAGCAGAGCTCCCAGCCCCGTCAGGAGGAAGAG ACAGAGGAAGAGCAAGGGACCAAAGAAAGCAGAGGACCATGGGAACGGAACGGACTCCAGGCCGCTGCCGTGGCAAGAAGCCGTGGAGAAGCCGAGGCTACCAAAGAGTGAGAAGAGAAGG AGCCCTGTGAGGAAGTCCATGTACGGACTCTCGGAGGAGATCTCCAGTgacgaggaggagaaagaggagcggGAGGGAGCGGCGCCCTTCCACCAGTCGGTCCGCGAGAGGCACCTGAAGGCAGACGGCCCCAAGCCGCCCTCAATACTCAGGAAGAGG GACGAAGGCAAGTCTGTGACCATGGTGGCGGCGGGTGCGAAGCCGCGAGACGTGGAGCACCTGATCACCTCGGTGGGCTCGCAGGCGGCCTCCGACACCGACGACATGCTGTGGGAGGAGCTTCTGCAGGGCCCTGACTCAGCCTCCTCCCGGAGCACAGACAGCGAGGAAGACGCCCGGCACGCGCACGCTCACGCCGCCCACACGCTGGCCCCCGGCAACGGCCTCAGTAGCGACGAGGAGACGACGTTTCCACAG agCCAGATGTCATGGCTGCAGGCGTGCCACCCCTCTAAAGACCGCGTGAGCGCCATCTTCTGGGAGCAGGGGGAGTGCAAGAAGGCCGACATGTCAGTGTTGGAGATCAGTGGCATCATTCTCACTCGG GTGAAGGTGGTGGAGCAGGGCATGGGCTACCTGCTGCTGGGCGGGCTGGTGACGGCCACGCTGGCGCTGCTGCCCTTCGTCTTCCGGCTGGCGCAGCGGCTGGAGGTGGCGCGCGTGGGCTCGCTGTGCGGCCACGAGCTGCTGGCCATGGCCCTGGGCCCGCCCAGCCCCGCCGCCTACGCCTTCTTCCTCATCAGCACGCTGGAGCGCGTCTGCCTCACCGGCCTCTTCTTCTTCATGACCTGCGTGGCCGAGAGGACCTACAAGCAG AGACTTCTGTTTGCCAAGCTCTTCAGTCACCTGACGTCAGCACGCAAGGCCAAGAAGTCCGAGATCCCCCACTTCAGGTTGAAGAAGGTGCAGAACATCAAAATATGGCTGTCACTGCGCTCTTTCCTGAAG AGGCGAGGCCCCCAGCGCTCCGTCGACGTCATCGTGTCCTCCATCTTCTTCCTCGCTTTGTCCTTCGCCTTCATCTGTTGCGCCCAG TTGCTTCATAGTCATCATACATTCCTGGATTCGGAGACCAACTGGGAGTTGCTGATCTGGTGTGCTGCCCTCAGCTTCTTCCTGCTGCGTCTGGCAGCGCTGGGCGCCGAGACCAACCGCAAGTACAGCAACGCCTCTGTGCTGCTCACAGAACAG ATCAATTTATACCTGAAGATGGAGAAGAAGCCTAATAAGAAAGATGAGTTGAACATTGTCAATAACGTTCTGAAGCTGGCCACCAAACTTATGAAA gagCTGGACACTCCGTTCCGTCTGCTGGGCCTGACGGTGAACCCGCTCATCTACAACATCACCCGCGTGGTCATCCTGTCCGCCATCTCCGCAGTGGTCAGCGACCTGCTGGGCTTCAACATCAGA CTGTGGAAGATAAAGCCTTGA